One Pseudomonas syringae CC1557 genomic window, TTCCGGTGCAGCCGACGGTGCGGGTGTTGCAGTCGTGTTGCTGGAAGGAGTTGCTGACGCAGATGGCTTGGCGGCGGTTTTGACAGCCGGTTTTCTGGCTGCGGGCTTTTTCGCTGCCGCAGGTTTGGCTGCTGCCTTGGCTTTGCTAGCGGTCGCAGTCGCGGCTTTGTTGGCCGCCGCTACCGGCTTGGCCGCTGCTTTCTTCACGGCAGGTTTGGCCGCTGCGGTTTTATTGGCTGCTTTATCCGCCGCTTTGGCGACGGGCTTGGCGGCTGCCTTGACCAACGGTTTGGCCGCACTCTTCGGCGCGGGTTTGGCCGCTGGGGTGCGTGAAGCAACAGGCTTGGCTTTCTCGCCGGTCAACAGTTCGATCTGACGAGTCAACTGATCGACCTTGCTGTGCAGCGACTGAACTTCGTTGCGGCTTGGTACGCCCAGACGTGAAATGGCACTGTTCAGGCGCTTGTCGAAAGCGCCTTCAAGCTCACTCCACTTGCCCAACGCGAGGTCTTTCACGTCACCGACGCGGGACTTGGCCGTCTTGGCAGTGTCTTTGACGTCATCCAGCTGCTTCTGCGCTTCTACCTTGGTCAGTTTCTCGGCCTTCTCGCCGTCCTTTACCAGCGTCTCGAAAAGCTTGTTGCCGTCGTTGCTTATTTTGGAATAAGCACCCAGACCCGCCAGCCAGATCTGCCGCGAGTACTTCTCAACCTCGCCAATCCATGAGCTGCCTTCTTTGTCGATCTTCTTCTTGCCAGCCATCCTGCTCTCCTTATTGTCCAGACCCGGAACGTTTGAGCCGTTGTGGCCCGGAGCGTTCGAGCTTTTGGGGCGCGACACGTTCAAGCAATGCTGTCAGCTCATCGAGCTTGGCAGAGAGCGTGTCTACATCATGTTTAGACGGGATACCGATCCGGTTCAAGGCTTTCGCGACGCGACGGTCGAAAGCACTCTCGATTCTGTCGAGTTGCGCCCCGACTCGGCCTTTGGCGTAAGACACTTCGCCCTTGATCGAATCGATCTCGCTGTTGGCGGCAAGACGTTGTGCGTCGAAGGTTTTGCGGACGTCTTTCTCGGTTTCTTCGCCCGCCCTGATCAGCTCTCTGACGTACTGCGAGCCGTCTTCATTGACCCGGGCATAGGCACCGAGCCCGGCCAGCCAGATCTTGCGTGCATACAGCCGCACGTCAGTGAGTGTGGAAGCCTGTTCGTCTTCGAGTTTTTTCTTCGTGTTCGCTCTGGCCATGGTGCACCTCATGCTCGAAAGTTGAAGGAACCGCCCCTGCAAAGGGCATGGGCCTGACGCTACGGAGAAAAATTAGAATCCTCACCCTAGTCTGGATGCGGGTTCAGGCCGCCAGTGCCTTGTCCAGCACGCGCTCGACTTCGCTCTTGATCGAACCGCTCATCGCCGAGAGGATGAAGTTCAGCTCGATGTTGATGCGAATCAGCGCTTCTTCCACGTCGACCCGGCCTTTGGCGCCCTTGCCCTCCAGTTTTACCGTGTCGCCCGCCCACTCATGGGCCAGACCGTATTTTTCGGCCAGTTTCTCGACCAACTGATCGGCCTTCGTCCGAGCCTTTTCCAGGCCCAGTGTGTGCGGGCGTTCAACGGTTATCTTGGCCATGGGGGAGTTCCTTGATCGTCGGATGAAATGCGGCGCAACTATATACATCCGCCTGCATCCAAGAAAGCGTTGCTGGTGAGCCTTGTCAAGACAAAGCCGGCCTTGGCGATTAGAATGACTGCACTCTATTCCGGTGAAGCGATATGAACGATCAGCGCAAAGGCAGCGATGCCGAACCTACGACTCACTTCGGTTACAAACATGTGCCGGAAAGCCAGAAGGCAGAAAAAGTCGCTGAGGTTTTCCATTCGGTTGCGGCCAAGTACGACCTGATGAACGACCTTCTGTCCGGCGGCATGCACCGTCTGTGGAAACGTTTCGCCATCGAGCTCTCAGGCGTTCGCAGCGGCAACCGTGTGTTGGACATTGCTGGCGGCACGGGTGACCTGACCCGCAAATTCTCGAAACTGGTTGGTCCGACCGGCCATGTGGTGCTGGCCGACATCAACGCCTCCATGCTCAAGGTCGGGCGCGACCGCCTGCTGGACCTTGGTGTGGCGGGCAACGTCGAGTTCGTCCAGGCCGACGCTGAAAAGCTGCCGTTTCCGGACAACCATTTCGACTGCGTGACCATCGCCTTCGGCCTGCGCAACGTGACGCACAAGGAAGACGCACTGCGCTCCATGCTGCGCGTGCTCAAGCCCGGTGGTCGCCTGCTGGTGCTGGAATTCTCCAAGCCGACCAGCAAGCTGATGTCCAAGGCTTACGACGCCTACTCGTTCGCGTTCATGCCGTTGATGGGCAAACTGGTCACCAACGATGCGGAAAGCTACCGCTACCTGGCCGAGTCGATCCGCATGCATCCGAATCAGGAATCTCTCAAGTCAATGATGGTAGACGCCGGTTTTGACCGGGTGACCTACCACAACATGACCTCCGGCATTGTCGCCCTGCATCGCGGCATCAAACCCTGATGTTGCTTCGGGGGCTGCTCGCCGGCATCGAGCACGGCATCAATCGGGTGTTGCGCCTCGACAGCACCGCGCTGCCACGTATGGCGCGCCTGTCCGGGCACGTCATTGCGGTCGATTGCCGCGATCCGTCCCTGAAGCTGTTTATCCTGCCGAGCGACGAAGGTCTGTTGCTGGCACCTGAGTGGGCGGCCGATGCCGATTGCACCCTGCGTGCGCCAGCATCCAGCCTGTTGCGGCTGGCCCTGAGCAAGGACAAGACGGCGATATTGCATGGTCCTGACGTCGAACTCGACGGCGACAGCGGCGTGCTGCTGGAACTGGTTGGCATTCTTCAGGACCTTGAACTTGACTGGGAATACGAGCTTTCAAAATGGATGGGCCCGGTTGCCAGTCAGGTATTCAGCAGCCAACTGCGCAACAGCGGCCGCTGGACGCGTGAAAGTGTCGCCAGCCTGAGTCAGAATGTGGCCGACTATCTGAGCGAGGAATCGCGCACACTGGTAGGCAAGCACGAAGCCGAAGCACGCTTTGCCGAACTCGATCAGATCAAACTGGATCTGGAACGCCTTGAGGCGCGCTTTGCACGCCTCGCCCACTCTCTCAATACCAGCGATAACGCATGAAGCTGCTTGCCGTCCGCCGTCTGTTTCGCATTCAACGTGTCGTTATCCGCTATCGCCTCGATGACCTGTTGTTCGCCCTGCCCCTGCCGTGGTGGATGCTCGCGGTACGCTTCGTGCTGCCCTGGC contains:
- a CDS encoding ubiquinone biosynthesis accessory factor UbiJ, whose product is MLLRGLLAGIEHGINRVLRLDSTALPRMARLSGHVIAVDCRDPSLKLFILPSDEGLLLAPEWAADADCTLRAPASSLLRLALSKDKTAILHGPDVELDGDSGVLLELVGILQDLELDWEYELSKWMGPVASQVFSSQLRNSGRWTRESVASLSQNVADYLSEESRTLVGKHEAEARFAELDQIKLDLERLEARFARLAHSLNTSDNA
- a CDS encoding phasin family protein, whose protein sequence is MAGKKKIDKEGSSWIGEVEKYSRQIWLAGLGAYSKISNDGNKLFETLVKDGEKAEKLTKVEAQKQLDDVKDTAKTAKSRVGDVKDLALGKWSELEGAFDKRLNSAISRLGVPSRNEVQSLHSKVDQLTRQIELLTGEKAKPVASRTPAAKPAPKSAAKPLVKAAAKPVAKAADKAANKTAAAKPAVKKAAAKPVAAANKAATATASKAKAAAKPAAAKKPAARKPAVKTAAKPSASATPSSNTTATPAPSAAPETPVSSS
- a CDS encoding phasin family protein produces the protein MARANTKKKLEDEQASTLTDVRLYARKIWLAGLGAYARVNEDGSQYVRELIRAGEETEKDVRKTFDAQRLAANSEIDSIKGEVSYAKGRVGAQLDRIESAFDRRVAKALNRIGIPSKHDVDTLSAKLDELTALLERVAPQKLERSGPQRLKRSGSGQ
- the ubiE gene encoding bifunctional demethylmenaquinone methyltransferase/2-methoxy-6-polyprenyl-1,4-benzoquinol methylase UbiE, which produces MNDQRKGSDAEPTTHFGYKHVPESQKAEKVAEVFHSVAAKYDLMNDLLSGGMHRLWKRFAIELSGVRSGNRVLDIAGGTGDLTRKFSKLVGPTGHVVLADINASMLKVGRDRLLDLGVAGNVEFVQADAEKLPFPDNHFDCVTIAFGLRNVTHKEDALRSMLRVLKPGGRLLVLEFSKPTSKLMSKAYDAYSFAFMPLMGKLVTNDAESYRYLAESIRMHPNQESLKSMMVDAGFDRVTYHNMTSGIVALHRGIKP
- a CDS encoding polyhydroxyalkanoic acid system family protein gives rise to the protein MAKITVERPHTLGLEKARTKADQLVEKLAEKYGLAHEWAGDTVKLEGKGAKGRVDVEEALIRINIELNFILSAMSGSIKSEVERVLDKALAA